One genomic region from Ralstonia sp. RRA encodes:
- a CDS encoding helix-turn-helix transcriptional regulator → MQKRTIRPGRPAGVTTYESAPALAFGQAVRAARLDQGIAQDEFAGLAGIARSHMGKIERGEHMPTLALILKISLALKISSAELMTATERNLYLQGDA, encoded by the coding sequence ATGCAGAAGCGCACTATTCGGCCTGGACGGCCCGCCGGAGTAACCACCTATGAGTCCGCACCGGCGTTGGCGTTCGGGCAAGCGGTGCGAGCCGCTCGCCTGGATCAGGGGATTGCTCAGGATGAGTTCGCGGGCTTGGCGGGGATCGCGCGTTCGCACATGGGCAAGATTGAGCGCGGCGAGCACATGCCGACACTCGCTCTCATTCTAAAAATTTCCCTGGCTCTCAAGATCAGCTCGGCCGAACTGATGACGGCCACGGAGCGCAACCTCTACCTTCAGGGCGATGCGTGA
- the cueR gene encoding Cu(I)-responsive transcriptional regulator: MNIGEASKASKVSAKMIRYYEQIGLIPPADRTDSGYRAYTQDDVHRLHFIRRSRDLGFSVAEITDLLGLWNDKSRQSADVKRLAQQHIDELDRRIESMLEMAATLKALIRCCAGDERPDCPILHTLEQPDTSDNKPEARTGAVPRRARANAAGKKPRAH, encoded by the coding sequence ATGAACATCGGTGAAGCATCCAAGGCCTCGAAGGTCTCGGCCAAAATGATCCGCTACTACGAGCAAATCGGTCTGATCCCTCCGGCTGACCGCACCGATTCGGGCTACCGCGCCTATACCCAGGACGACGTTCACCGGTTGCATTTCATCCGGCGTTCGCGCGACCTCGGCTTCTCGGTAGCCGAGATCACGGACTTGCTGGGACTGTGGAATGACAAGTCGCGCCAGAGTGCTGATGTAAAGCGTCTGGCCCAGCAACACATCGACGAGTTGGACCGGCGCATCGAGAGCATGCTGGAGATGGCCGCGACGCTCAAGGCGCTGATCCGGTGTTGCGCCGGCGACGAACGGCCCGACTGCCCGATCCTGCACACGCTGGAGCAGCCCGATACCAGTGACAACAAGCCCGAAGCGCGCACTGGCGCAGTGCCGCGCCGCGCGCGAGCCAACGCAGCAGGAAAAAAGCCGCGTGCGCACTGA
- a CDS encoding LysR family transcriptional regulator, with translation MELRHLRCFVALAEELHFTRAAERLHIEQPPLSRTIKELEDELGVLLFDRDRRGTRLTPAGTTFLQDIRRLFTNLEQARENVRAIAAGLRGSVRIAISDGAIDPRLSALLALCRQEEPEIEIRLSEVTLAEQLRGLRSGDFAIGFAHTADVGDGLVTEPIWQDPLVVTLPIRHPLLAHKEVSLRELVSYPLVMCDPQLCEGYCRELTRLLHPLERESTIVEHVSSLDMMLTLVGAGYGIGFATATRIAVCQRPDVVIRPLALDSAVIITYLLRPEGGSGLSVPVERFIERLRSPKSD, from the coding sequence ATGGAACTTCGTCATTTGCGCTGCTTCGTGGCTCTCGCCGAAGAGCTGCATTTCACCCGTGCTGCGGAGCGCTTGCACATCGAGCAGCCGCCGCTGTCCCGCACGATCAAGGAATTGGAAGACGAACTGGGGGTGCTGCTCTTTGACCGCGATCGGCGGGGAACGCGGTTGACGCCAGCGGGTACCACCTTCCTTCAGGACATTCGCCGGCTGTTCACCAACCTGGAGCAGGCACGAGAAAACGTCAGGGCGATCGCCGCAGGCCTAAGAGGCAGCGTGCGCATCGCCATCTCCGATGGCGCCATCGACCCGCGGCTGTCTGCACTTCTTGCCCTGTGCCGCCAGGAGGAGCCGGAGATCGAAATACGGCTCTCCGAGGTCACCCTGGCGGAACAGTTGCGGGGGCTGCGATCCGGCGACTTCGCGATCGGTTTCGCACACACTGCGGACGTCGGCGACGGACTGGTGACGGAGCCCATCTGGCAGGACCCGCTGGTGGTGACCTTGCCGATCCGGCACCCGTTGCTGGCCCACAAGGAAGTGTCGCTACGTGAACTCGTGAGTTACCCGCTGGTGATGTGCGATCCGCAGCTTTGCGAGGGCTACTGCCGCGAATTGACCCGGCTGCTACATCCCCTGGAGCGCGAGTCCACCATCGTTGAGCATGTCTCGTCGCTGGACATGATGCTCACGTTGGTCGGAGCTGGTTACGGCATCGGCTTCGCAACGGCGACCCGAATCGCGGTATGCCAACGTCCCGACGTGGTGATCCGGCCGTTGGCGCTCGATTCGGCCGTCATCATCACCTACCTGCTTCGGCCCGAAGGCGGTAGCGGACTATCCGTTCCCGTAGAGCGCTTCATCGAGCGTTTGCGTTCGCCAAAGAGCGATTAG
- the cueR gene encoding Cu(I)-responsive transcriptional regulator, protein MNIGQAASVSGVSAKMIRYYESIGLVASAARSEGNYRMYREIDIHTLRFIGRARALGFSMEQIRELLGLWQNKRRASVAVKAIALQRIQELDARIAAVSGMRDTLLYLAQHCDGDDRPACPILEAISSAAPRQLPAPQATRH, encoded by the coding sequence ATGAATATCGGACAAGCCGCGAGCGTCTCCGGCGTCTCGGCCAAGATGATCCGCTACTACGAAAGTATTGGCCTGGTCGCTTCGGCTGCCCGGAGCGAGGGCAACTACCGGATGTATCGTGAAATCGACATCCACACCCTGCGCTTCATCGGGCGTGCGCGGGCCTTGGGTTTCTCCATGGAGCAGATTCGAGAGCTGCTCGGGTTGTGGCAAAACAAGCGGCGCGCGAGCGTGGCGGTGAAGGCCATCGCGTTGCAGCGCATTCAGGAACTGGACGCCCGGATTGCCGCGGTCAGCGGCATGCGGGACACCCTGCTGTATCTGGCGCAGCATTGTGATGGCGACGATCGACCTGCTTGCCCGATCTTGGAGGCGATCAGCAGCGCAGCCCCACGGCAATTGCCCGCACCGCAGGCCACAAGGCATTGA
- a CDS encoding substrate-binding domain-containing protein, which translates to MHDVISPPPNFTLAIAPGVPSSRLSALLALQRAQEPGVAMAVREVSDQELMTGLQEGRYDAGLSLSGAGDHLTSSRRLWCESMAVAIPPRSRLVNQAKLTISDLQDYPIYRWRVEACPLLDERLASLMPVDQENILSATSFEMMALWVSSGYGIGVCAQSRIERAHQWGIGMRPLADGPYNIVTYLQRPHAQADSAAKRFERRALQIAGEGAR; encoded by the coding sequence ATGCATGACGTCATCAGTCCGCCCCCGAATTTCACACTCGCCATAGCGCCAGGTGTACCGTCTTCACGGCTGTCGGCGCTGCTTGCACTGCAGCGAGCGCAGGAGCCGGGCGTCGCGATGGCCGTGCGTGAAGTTTCGGATCAAGAGTTGATGACGGGCCTGCAGGAGGGCCGCTACGACGCGGGACTATCTCTTAGCGGTGCGGGGGATCACCTGACGAGTAGCCGGAGGCTATGGTGCGAAAGCATGGCCGTTGCGATACCACCGCGGTCCCGCTTAGTTAACCAGGCGAAGCTCACCATCTCAGATCTTCAGGATTATCCAATCTATCGCTGGCGGGTGGAGGCTTGCCCCTTGCTGGACGAGAGGTTGGCCTCCCTCATGCCAGTGGACCAAGAGAACATCCTGTCTGCAACTTCATTCGAGATGATGGCGCTGTGGGTCTCATCCGGCTACGGCATCGGCGTATGCGCGCAATCGCGCATCGAGCGTGCCCATCAATGGGGGATCGGCATGCGACCGCTCGCCGATGGCCCCTACAATATCGTGACGTACCTCCAACGGCCCCACGCGCAAGCCGATTCTGCTGCCAAGCGGTTCGAGCGTAGAGCGCTACAGATTGCTGGGGAAGGTGCAAGGTGA
- a CDS encoding glutaredoxin encodes MSAPKLATLYRMVMPGHTCPYGLKSLDLLKRKGYEVEDKHLASREQTDAFKKEHGVETTPQVFINGRRVGGYDDLRKFFGMSVKDKNAVTYTPVIALFAMAAAMALAASWAAFGQLWSIQAAEWLVAFAMCLLALQKLKDVDGFATMFLNYDLLAKRWVRYAYFYPFAEAIAGVLMVAGVGMWVSIPLALFIGTVGAVSVFKAVYVDRRELKCACVGGDSNVPLDFVSLTENLMMVAMALWMWAKVAYLGMH; translated from the coding sequence ATGTCTGCGCCCAAGCTAGCCACGCTCTACCGAATGGTCATGCCCGGCCATACCTGCCCCTACGGGCTGAAGTCGCTCGATCTGCTCAAACGCAAGGGCTACGAGGTCGAGGACAAACACTTGGCGAGCCGCGAGCAGACGGATGCGTTCAAGAAGGAGCATGGCGTCGAGACCACGCCCCAGGTCTTCATAAACGGGCGGCGCGTGGGCGGCTACGACGACCTACGCAAATTCTTCGGCATGTCCGTGAAGGACAAGAACGCCGTGACCTACACCCCTGTGATCGCGCTGTTCGCCATGGCGGCCGCGATGGCGCTGGCGGCGAGCTGGGCGGCCTTCGGCCAGCTCTGGAGCATTCAGGCGGCAGAGTGGCTCGTGGCCTTTGCCATGTGTCTCCTGGCGCTGCAGAAGCTCAAGGACGTGGACGGCTTCGCGACGATGTTCCTCAACTACGACCTGCTGGCCAAGCGCTGGGTTCGGTATGCCTATTTCTACCCGTTCGCGGAGGCCATCGCAGGCGTCCTGATGGTCGCGGGCGTGGGGATGTGGGTGTCGATTCCGTTGGCGCTGTTCATCGGGACCGTCGGGGCCGTGTCGGTTTTCAAGGCGGTCTATGTCGATCGCCGGGAACTCAAGTGCGCCTGCGTGGGCGGGGACAGCAACGTGCCGCTGGACTTCGTGTCCCTGACCGAGAACCTGATGATGGTGGCGATGGCCCTGTGGATGTGGGCCAAGGTCGCCTACCTTGGGATGCACTGA
- a CDS encoding Lrp/AsnC family transcriptional regulator, with protein MSTEIVLDGTDRRLIDALQRNGRSTFDELAEHASLSSSATLRRVRRLEEAGVIAGYVALVHPERIGLTLTAYLNVRLEKHSDSHKRNPMDVFRASVQNWPEVVECHALTGDMDYLLRVVVRDMAHYSRFVLDTLLKHPSVQDCKTSFVLDRVKSTTALPL; from the coding sequence ATGAGCACAGAAATAGTCCTTGATGGTACGGATAGACGCCTTATTGATGCATTGCAACGCAATGGAAGGTCCACCTTCGACGAACTGGCCGAACACGCAAGCCTGTCGTCCTCGGCCACGCTGAGGCGGGTGCGCCGCCTCGAAGAGGCTGGCGTCATCGCCGGCTATGTGGCCCTGGTGCACCCCGAACGCATCGGCCTCACCCTCACGGCCTACCTGAACGTGCGCCTCGAAAAGCACTCTGATTCGCACAAGCGCAACCCCATGGACGTGTTCCGCGCGTCGGTTCAGAACTGGCCCGAGGTGGTGGAGTGCCACGCGCTGACCGGCGACATGGACTACCTGTTGCGGGTGGTCGTCAGAGATATGGCCCACTACTCCCGCTTCGTGCTCGATACGCTGCTCAAGCACCCCAGCGTGCAAGACTGCAAGACCAGCTTCGTGCTGGACCGCGTGAAGAGCACCACGGCCTTGCCCCTATGA
- a CDS encoding heavy metal translocating P-type ATPase — protein sequence MSNQQPHPHMSSAAPGHDGEPERAQAGGHPHATATRLTLVTATEERDPVCGMTVKPNTPYQSSYAGTRYSFCGAACQRKFEADPTRYTHPHVASAVDDANAAPDTVYTCPMHPEIRQDHPGSCPKCGMALEPAMPSLEADENPELAAFRRRFWWSLPLTIAVVALVMLGGRVAGVAPAAQGWVEFALSAPVVLWAGFPIYARCLQSFRNRSPNMWTLIGLGTGAAFIYSVAATVAPELFPRSFVVHGRIAVYFEAAAVIISLTLLGQIFELKARSQTSAAIKSLLGLAPKTARRLNPDGSEEDIPLTHVHVGDLLRIRPGEKVPTDGIVTEGASAIDESMITGEPLPVSKHAGDHVIGATLNTSGSLVMRSEKVGAQTVLSQIVQMVAQAQRSKAPMQRMADQVAGVFVLVVVAIAVLAFFGWGFFGPEPSWVFGLVNAVAVLIIACPCALGLATPMSIMVASGKAATQGILFRDAAAIEHFRKVDTLIVDKTGTLTEGRPVFERALAVDSLDETTVLRLAASLDQGSEHPLAATIVAAARERGLTLGKAEHFASDAGMGVRGRVDGHQLILGNASLMRREQVAIESHALRANVLGQYGASVMYLAVDRKLAGLLTVSDPVKASTPEALAALKAAGIRVVMASGDSIATARAVAGPLGINEVHGEVKPADKLALVAKLQSEGHVVAMAGDGINDAPALAKADVGIAMGTGTDVAMHSAQVTLVKGDLRGLARARELSQATIANMKQNLGFAFVYNALGIPLAAGALYPFTGWLLSPMIAALAMSLSSVSVISNALRLRTQVP from the coding sequence ATGAGCAACCAACAACCGCATCCGCATATGTCATCCGCCGCGCCCGGGCACGACGGCGAGCCGGAACGTGCACAAGCTGGAGGCCACCCGCATGCCACGGCGACGCGACTGACGCTCGTGACCGCCACGGAGGAACGGGACCCGGTGTGCGGTATGACGGTCAAGCCCAATACGCCGTACCAGTCAAGCTACGCGGGGACCCGATACAGCTTCTGTGGTGCAGCATGTCAGCGGAAGTTCGAGGCGGACCCCACGCGGTACACGCATCCACATGTCGCCTCCGCTGTGGACGATGCCAACGCGGCGCCGGACACCGTTTACACCTGCCCCATGCACCCCGAGATCCGCCAGGATCATCCCGGGAGTTGCCCGAAGTGCGGCATGGCGCTTGAGCCGGCGATGCCGAGTCTTGAAGCGGATGAGAATCCCGAACTCGCGGCGTTCCGCCGGCGCTTCTGGTGGAGCTTGCCGCTGACGATCGCTGTCGTAGCGCTGGTAATGCTGGGGGGGCGTGTCGCTGGCGTGGCCCCGGCGGCGCAAGGCTGGGTGGAGTTTGCCTTGTCCGCGCCCGTAGTCTTGTGGGCCGGCTTCCCCATCTATGCCCGGTGCCTGCAATCGTTCCGCAACCGCAGCCCGAACATGTGGACTCTGATCGGGCTGGGCACCGGTGCGGCCTTCATATACAGCGTTGCGGCCACTGTTGCGCCCGAGCTGTTTCCCCGCAGCTTTGTTGTGCATGGCCGCATTGCGGTCTACTTCGAAGCCGCCGCCGTCATCATTTCACTGACGCTGCTGGGCCAGATCTTCGAATTGAAGGCACGTTCGCAGACTTCGGCCGCCATCAAGTCGCTGCTCGGTCTGGCGCCAAAAACGGCGCGCCGCCTCAATCCTGACGGCAGCGAAGAGGATATCCCGCTCACGCACGTACATGTCGGCGACCTGCTGCGGATTCGCCCCGGCGAAAAGGTGCCAACCGATGGCATCGTGACCGAAGGAGCAAGCGCCATCGACGAATCGATGATCACCGGCGAGCCGTTGCCTGTTTCCAAGCATGCTGGCGACCATGTGATCGGCGCCACACTCAATACGTCGGGCAGCCTGGTCATGCGTTCGGAAAAGGTCGGCGCACAGACAGTGCTGTCGCAGATCGTGCAGATGGTGGCCCAGGCCCAGCGCTCGAAGGCGCCCATGCAGCGCATGGCGGACCAGGTGGCGGGGGTATTCGTACTGGTGGTGGTAGCGATTGCCGTGCTTGCCTTCTTCGGCTGGGGATTTTTCGGCCCCGAGCCGAGCTGGGTCTTTGGACTGGTCAATGCCGTGGCCGTGTTGATCATCGCCTGTCCATGCGCGCTGGGGCTGGCTACGCCAATGTCGATCATGGTGGCGAGCGGCAAGGCCGCGACCCAGGGCATCCTGTTCCGGGATGCGGCGGCCATCGAGCATTTCCGCAAGGTTGACACTCTCATCGTCGACAAGACCGGCACGTTGACCGAGGGCCGTCCGGTCTTCGAGCGGGCATTGGCCGTCGATTCGCTCGATGAGACCACGGTGCTTCGTCTGGCGGCGAGTCTCGATCAGGGCAGCGAACACCCGCTGGCAGCCACCATTGTTGCGGCGGCGCGTGAGCGTGGCCTGACGTTAGGCAAGGCCGAACATTTCGCATCGGACGCGGGTATGGGCGTGCGGGGCCGGGTTGACGGTCACCAACTGATACTCGGCAATGCCTCCCTGATGCGTCGGGAGCAAGTCGCCATTGAATCACATGCGTTGCGGGCAAATGTGCTTGGTCAGTACGGCGCCAGTGTCATGTACCTGGCCGTTGACCGGAAATTGGCGGGGCTGCTGACGGTCTCGGACCCGGTCAAGGCCAGCACTCCCGAAGCGCTTGCGGCGCTCAAAGCGGCCGGGATTCGCGTGGTGATGGCAAGTGGCGACAGCATCGCGACAGCGCGAGCCGTGGCCGGCCCTCTTGGCATTAACGAGGTTCACGGCGAGGTCAAACCGGCTGACAAGCTGGCACTGGTCGCAAAACTCCAGAGCGAGGGCCACGTAGTGGCCATGGCTGGCGACGGCATCAACGATGCACCGGCACTGGCCAAAGCCGACGTCGGCATCGCCATGGGGACTGGAACCGATGTGGCGATGCACAGCGCCCAGGTCACGCTGGTCAAGGGCGACCTGCGCGGCCTTGCACGCGCGCGGGAACTGTCGCAAGCCACGATTGCCAATATGAAACAGAACCTGGGATTTGCGTTCGTCTACAACGCGCTGGGCATCCCACTGGCCGCAGGGGCGCTGTACCCGTTCACGGGGTGGCTGCTGTCACCGATGATTGCGGCCTTGGCCATGAGCTTGAGCTCGGTGTCGGTGATCTCCAATGCGCTTCGATTGAGGACACAAGTGCCTTAG
- the hppD gene encoding 4-hydroxyphenylpyruvate dioxygenase, which translates to MTDLFDNPMGLCGFEFVEFASPTPGVLEPLFEKLGFTEVARHRSKDVSLYRQGDINFIVNREPKSQAAYFAGEHGPSPCGLAFRVKDSHKAYHRALELGAQPMDIPTGPMELRLPAIKGIGGAPLYLIDRFEDGKSIYDIDFEFLPGVDRRPKGHGFSIVDHLTHNVYRGRMTYWADFYTKFFNFQEIRYFDINGEYTGLASKAMSAPDGLIRIPLNEEARQGGGQIEEFLMQFSGEGIQHIALLCDNLLDALDRVQMAGIPLLTAPNDIYYANLEKRLPGHGQPVPELQARGILLDGTTEGGQPRLLLQIFSEPLLGPVFFEFIERKGNYREGFGEGNFGALFESMERDQINRGSLEINPA; encoded by the coding sequence ATGACCGACCTTTTTGACAACCCGATGGGCCTGTGCGGCTTTGAATTCGTCGAGTTCGCCTCGCCGACGCCCGGCGTGCTGGAGCCGCTGTTCGAGAAGCTCGGCTTCACCGAGGTGGCCCGGCATCGCTCCAAGGACGTATCGCTCTACCGCCAGGGCGACATCAACTTCATCGTCAACCGCGAGCCTAAAAGCCAGGCGGCGTATTTCGCGGGCGAGCACGGCCCCAGCCCCTGCGGGCTGGCGTTCCGCGTCAAGGATTCGCACAAGGCCTACCACCGCGCGCTGGAGCTGGGCGCGCAGCCGATGGACATTCCCACTGGCCCGATGGAGTTGCGCCTACCGGCGATCAAGGGCATCGGCGGCGCGCCGCTGTACCTGATCGATCGCTTCGAGGACGGCAAGTCCATCTACGACATCGACTTCGAATTCCTACCCGGTGTGGATCGCCGTCCCAAAGGCCACGGCTTCTCGATCGTCGATCACCTCACACACAACGTCTATCGCGGCCGCATGACGTACTGGGCCGACTTCTACACGAAGTTCTTCAACTTCCAGGAGATCCGCTACTTCGACATCAACGGCGAGTACACCGGCCTGGCTTCCAAGGCGATGAGCGCGCCGGACGGCCTGATCCGCATCCCGCTGAACGAGGAAGCACGCCAGGGCGGCGGCCAGATTGAGGAATTCTTGATGCAGTTCAGCGGCGAGGGCATCCAGCACATCGCCCTGCTGTGCGACAACCTACTCGATGCGCTCGACCGCGTGCAGATGGCCGGTATCCCGCTGCTGACCGCCCCCAACGACATCTATTACGCAAACTTGGAAAAGCGCCTGCCCGGCCATGGCCAGCCCGTGCCCGAGTTGCAGGCGCGCGGCATTCTGCTCGACGGCACGACCGAAGGCGGCCAGCCCCGCCTGCTGCTGCAGATATTCTCCGAGCCGCTGCTTGGCCCGGTGTTCTTCGAGTTCATCGAGCGCAAGGGCAACTACCGCGAGGGCTTCGGCGAAGGAAACTTCGGCGCCTTGTTCGAGTCGATGGAACGCGACCAGATCAACCGTGGCTCGTTGGAAATCAACCCGGCCTGA
- a CDS encoding integrase arm-type DNA-binding domain-containing protein, producing the protein MALSDLTVRQARTTGKRYTLSDNDCLGLMVSAAGGKSWMFRYYWLGKQKRMSLGGYPALSLREARAERDKAQALLARGVDPQIERDQRRHAAKLAGEYTFRNVFDAWVEHRRKELKEGRQSTLSQILRIFNKDVLPALGKMSIYDIRRPQLLGVLAAIEKRKAFTTAEKVRTWFNQMFRYALVVAEGLEVNPAADLDVVAEPKPPVTHNPYLHLPEMPEFLQKLRLYTPRGWQTQLGVRLLLLTGVRTGELRLAEPEQFDLDRGLWIIPPQFVKQLQDEMRKAGKRPQDVPPYIVPLSLQAIEIVRYLLSAMRPAQKYLLAHTSELKKRISENTLNKALQLMGYEGRLTGHGIRGTISTALNEIGYPKIWVDAQLSHSDPNKVSSAYNHAKYVEPRRRMMQDWADRLDLLEQGEVEAASAHLTIRIDGVPAMAEVEEAVGAAPIVAEPPVPGVQSLVATPIVVTSSSGGITFRRLSHLPPPPVHVPEPEVSAIQREREEMLAIYESPNSLPVPLFGKLAGKSKDQINRELKAGKLLAISLGNRGQRVPDWQLVPLKHRLAQVLMNQCPHADSWGLYRMLTQPHPDLGDRAAIDAVTPTNVPAIVRVIMGDYQHHEDVPKAVAPQPVPEDVRQSVRRLVDSAVVIEGT; encoded by the coding sequence ATGGCACTCTCTGATCTGACCGTCCGGCAGGCAAGAACCACCGGAAAACGCTACACCCTCTCCGATAATGACTGCCTGGGCCTGATGGTCTCTGCTGCAGGCGGTAAGTCGTGGATGTTTCGCTACTACTGGCTGGGCAAGCAAAAACGTATGTCCCTGGGCGGATATCCTGCCCTCAGCTTGCGCGAGGCCCGCGCCGAGCGGGATAAGGCCCAAGCCCTGCTTGCCAGGGGGGTTGATCCGCAAATCGAGCGTGACCAGCGCCGGCACGCGGCCAAATTGGCGGGTGAATACACCTTTAGGAACGTTTTTGATGCCTGGGTCGAGCATCGCCGCAAGGAACTCAAGGAAGGCCGCCAGAGCACCCTGTCGCAGATTCTGCGCATCTTCAACAAGGACGTGCTGCCCGCCTTAGGGAAGATGTCGATCTACGACATTCGCCGCCCTCAGCTCCTGGGAGTTCTGGCGGCGATCGAGAAGCGCAAAGCGTTCACCACCGCCGAGAAGGTTCGCACCTGGTTCAACCAGATGTTCCGCTATGCCTTGGTCGTTGCCGAGGGCTTGGAGGTCAACCCTGCTGCTGACCTGGATGTGGTGGCCGAACCCAAGCCCCCGGTGACCCACAATCCCTATCTGCACCTGCCCGAGATGCCCGAGTTCCTTCAGAAGCTTCGGCTCTACACCCCCCGCGGCTGGCAGACCCAGCTTGGTGTGCGGCTGCTGTTGTTAACTGGGGTGCGGACGGGCGAATTGCGGCTGGCCGAGCCTGAGCAGTTCGACCTCGACCGCGGCTTGTGGATCATCCCGCCACAATTCGTCAAGCAGCTCCAGGACGAAATGCGCAAGGCCGGTAAGCGGCCGCAGGACGTGCCGCCCTACATCGTGCCCCTCTCTCTGCAGGCCATCGAGATCGTGCGCTATCTTCTGAGCGCGATGCGGCCGGCGCAGAAGTACTTGTTGGCTCATACCAGCGAACTCAAGAAGCGCATCAGCGAAAATACGCTGAACAAGGCCTTGCAGCTCATGGGTTACGAGGGGCGCCTGACCGGGCACGGCATCCGCGGCACCATCTCGACGGCGCTCAACGAAATCGGCTATCCGAAAATTTGGGTGGATGCACAGCTATCGCACTCCGACCCCAACAAGGTCAGCTCGGCCTACAACCACGCCAAATACGTGGAGCCGAGGCGCCGGATGATGCAGGACTGGGCCGATCGCCTCGACCTGCTCGAACAGGGCGAGGTAGAAGCTGCGAGCGCACACCTGACCATCCGCATCGATGGGGTGCCTGCGATGGCAGAAGTGGAAGAGGCGGTGGGTGCGGCCCCCATCGTGGCCGAGCCCCCTGTGCCCGGCGTGCAGTCCCTTGTCGCAACGCCCATTGTCGTCACTTCGAGCAGCGGCGGAATCACGTTCCGGAGACTGTCGCATCTGCCGCCGCCTCCGGTGCATGTCCCAGAGCCGGAAGTGTCCGCGATCCAGCGCGAGCGCGAGGAAATGCTGGCTATCTATGAGTCGCCGAACAGCCTGCCGGTCCCGTTGTTCGGCAAGCTGGCCGGGAAGTCCAAGGACCAGATCAACCGCGAACTGAAAGCCGGAAAGTTGCTGGCTATCAGCCTTGGCAATCGGGGACAGCGTGTTCCGGACTGGCAACTGGTGCCGCTCAAACACAGGCTGGCCCAGGTGCTCATGAACCAGTGCCCGCACGCGGATTCTTGGGGACTTTACCGCATGCTGACCCAGCCGCACCCTGACCTGGGCGATCGCGCCGCCATCGATGCGGTCACGCCGACCAACGTGCCGGCGATCGTACGGGTCATCATGGGCGACTACCAGCATCACGAGGATGTGCCCAAGGCCGTCGCCCCGCAGCCCGTCCCGGAAGATGTGCGGCAGAGCGTTCGTAGGCTAGTGGACAGCGCTGTGGTGATCGAGGGAACCTAA
- a CDS encoding heavy-metal-associated domain-containing protein, whose translation MQFHLEDMTCGGCARTVTKTIQTIDPNAKIVTDPPTRRVEVQTSASQEQIAAALSEAGFPPRAQ comes from the coding sequence ATGCAATTCCATCTCGAAGACATGACCTGCGGCGGCTGCGCCCGCACTGTGACGAAAACGATCCAAACGATCGACCCCAACGCCAAGATCGTTACGGACCCGCCGACCCGCCGTGTCGAGGTCCAGACCTCGGCCTCGCAAGAGCAGATCGCCGCGGCCCTGAGCGAAGCTGGCTTCCCGCCGCGCGCGCAGTAA
- the fdx gene encoding ISC system 2Fe-2S type ferredoxin: protein MPKITVLPHPELAPEGAELNVPAGTSICEALLDNGIEIEHACDMSCACTTCHCIVRKGFNSLNEVEECEDDLLDRAWGLEAQSRLSCQAIVATEDLTVEIPKYTINHAKENH from the coding sequence ATGCCCAAAATCACAGTCTTGCCCCATCCTGAACTGGCTCCCGAGGGAGCCGAACTGAACGTGCCAGCAGGCACTTCGATCTGCGAGGCCCTGCTGGACAACGGCATCGAGATCGAGCATGCCTGCGACATGAGCTGTGCCTGCACGACCTGTCACTGCATCGTGCGCAAGGGGTTTAATTCTCTAAACGAAGTCGAGGAGTGCGAGGATGATCTGCTCGACCGGGCCTGGGGACTGGAGGCGCAGTCGCGGCTGAGCTGCCAGGCCATCGTTGCGACCGAAGACCTGACCGTCGAGATCCCCAAGTACACGATCAACCATGCCAAGGAGAACCACTAG